From a single Serratia surfactantfaciens genomic region:
- the phnE gene encoding phosphonate ABC transporter, permease protein PhnE gives MNTDFAHYYQRIRSKQKREALLWSLGLVVLYLGAGNLAEFNLHTVWVSIPHFFDYLAETIPTLHWHLLFADGRTEGSLAYWGYRLNIQLPLIWETLQLALAATIFSVLVATVLAFLAAGNTYTPASVRLAIRTLVAFLRTMPELAWAVMFVMAFGIGAIPGFLALALHTIGSLTKLFYESIETASNKPVRGLAACGATPLQRMRFGLWPQVKPVFLSYSFMRLEINFRQSTILGLVGAGGIGQELMTNIKLDRYDQVSMTLLLIIVVVSVLDYVSGELRKRVVEGAK, from the coding sequence TTGAATACCGATTTCGCACACTATTACCAACGGATCCGCAGCAAGCAAAAGCGCGAAGCGCTGTTGTGGTCGCTCGGGCTGGTGGTGTTGTACCTGGGCGCCGGCAACCTCGCCGAGTTCAACCTGCACACCGTCTGGGTGTCTATTCCGCACTTCTTCGACTACCTGGCCGAAACCATTCCGACGCTGCACTGGCACCTGCTGTTCGCCGACGGGCGCACCGAAGGCTCGCTGGCCTATTGGGGTTACCGCCTGAACATTCAGCTGCCGCTGATCTGGGAGACCCTGCAGCTGGCACTGGCGGCGACCATTTTCTCGGTGCTGGTGGCGACCGTACTGGCGTTCCTGGCGGCCGGCAACACCTATACTCCGGCCTCGGTGCGGCTGGCGATCCGCACGCTGGTGGCGTTTCTGCGCACCATGCCGGAGCTGGCGTGGGCGGTGATGTTCGTGATGGCGTTCGGCATCGGCGCCATTCCCGGCTTCCTGGCGCTGGCGCTGCACACCATCGGCAGCCTGACCAAACTGTTCTACGAATCGATCGAAACCGCCTCCAACAAGCCGGTGCGCGGGCTGGCGGCCTGCGGCGCGACGCCGCTGCAGCGCATGCGCTTCGGCCTGTGGCCGCAGGTGAAACCGGTGTTTCTCTCCTACAGCTTCATGCGGCTGGAGATCAACTTCCGCCAGTCGACCATTTTGGGACTGGTGGGGGCGGGTGGCATCGGCCAGGAGCTGATGACCAACATTAAACTCGACCGCTACGATCAGGTCAGCATGACGCTGCTGCTGATCATCGTGGTGGTTTCCGTGCTCGACTATGTGTCGGGCGAACTGCGCAAGCGCGTAGTGGAGGGGGCAAAATGA
- the phnE gene encoding phosphonate ABC transporter, permease protein PhnE — protein sequence MTAGTPASAETLRQLKQQHPAIFAQQGRYLRTVGLIALAIVLYYVFFFLVFGISWPQFINGCQQLGRYFLRMFVWHDFVNWPFMYYFQQIGITIAIVFAGTITASLIALPLSFFAARNVMSTPLLRPISVLVRRLLDVLRGIDMAIWGLIFVRAVGMGPLAGVLAIVMQDVGLLGKLYAEGHEAVDKSPSRGLTAVGANGLQKHRYGIFTQSFPTFLALSLYQIESNTRSAAVLGFVGAGGIGLVYAENMRLWNWDVVMFITLILVVVVMIMDKVSSLLRNKYIIGEDIPLYQQKSQID from the coding sequence ATGACAGCGGGCACTCCGGCGTCGGCGGAAACGCTGCGCCAGCTAAAACAGCAGCATCCGGCGATCTTCGCGCAGCAGGGGCGTTACCTGCGCACCGTCGGCCTGATCGCGCTGGCGATCGTGCTGTACTACGTGTTCTTCTTCCTGGTCTTCGGCATTAGCTGGCCGCAATTTATCAACGGCTGCCAGCAGCTGGGGCGCTATTTCCTGCGCATGTTCGTCTGGCATGACTTCGTCAACTGGCCGTTCATGTATTACTTCCAGCAGATTGGCATCACCATCGCCATCGTGTTCGCCGGGACGATCACCGCGTCGCTGATCGCGCTGCCGCTGTCGTTCTTCGCCGCGCGCAACGTGATGTCGACGCCGCTGCTGCGGCCGATTTCGGTGCTGGTGCGCCGCTTGCTCGACGTGCTGCGCGGCATCGACATGGCTATCTGGGGGCTGATCTTCGTGCGCGCCGTCGGCATGGGGCCGCTGGCCGGGGTGTTGGCTATCGTGATGCAGGACGTCGGGCTGCTGGGCAAACTGTACGCGGAAGGGCACGAGGCGGTGGACAAGTCCCCCAGTCGCGGCCTGACGGCGGTGGGCGCCAACGGGTTGCAGAAGCACCGCTACGGCATCTTCACCCAATCGTTCCCCACCTTCCTGGCGCTCAGCCTGTACCAGATCGAATCCAACACCCGCTCTGCGGCGGTGCTGGGCTTCGTCGGCGCCGGCGGCATCGGCCTGGTGTATGCGGAGAACATGCGGCTGTGGAACTGGGACGTGGTGATGTTCATCACCCTGATCCTGGTGGTGGTGGTGATGATCATGGATAAGGTCTCTTCGCTGCTGCGCAACAAGTACATCATCGGCGAAGATATCCCGCTGTATCAGCAAAAAAGCCAAATCGATTGA